A genomic segment from Coccinella septempunctata chromosome 3, icCocSept1.1, whole genome shotgun sequence encodes:
- the LOC123310136 gene encoding inner centromere protein-like yields MRKMTSKCEDIANNEEERETRLEGATILERNKYEAKLRKVIQQRKEAEEREIQRKLELLRIKEERAKSVLKQKEERLRLLKEEKYRRRLLVKARTEQRKKEEEAAKVALQKKIEQKNNIKAGESFQKSWFSFPVYLTRQEPSFPPVEYDLNGDDYDLDDDGYKKKKEIPDWMLASNVSKQDSIQNNLGFRITNSLFFCRGQDVDLRELFKKINPKLLKRTESATWENPEHFSD; encoded by the exons ATGAGAAAAATGACTTCAAAGTGTGAGGATATAGCAAATAATGAAg AAGAAAGAGAAACCAGACTTGAGGGGGCTACTATTTTGGAGAGAAATAAATATGAAGCAAAACTAAGAAAGGTAATTCAGCAACGTAAAGAAGCAGAGGAAAGAGAAATACAAAGAAAATTGGAGTTACTTCGTATAAAAGAAGAGAGAGCTAAATCGGTTCTAAAACAAAAGGAAGAAAGGCTGAGGTTGCTGAAAGAAGAGAAGTACAG GCGGAGATTATTGGTCAAGGCAAGAACCGAACAAAGGAAGAAAGAAGAAGAGGCAGCAAAGGTAgctttacagaaaaaaattgagcaaaaaaataatatcaagGCTGGAGAATCATTTCAAAAATCTTGGTTTTCTTTTCCTGTATACTTGACCCGACAAGAACCATCCTTTCCACCTGTTGAATATGATCTCAATGGAGACGATTACGATTTAGATGATGATGGTTATaagaaaaagaaggaaattcCTGATTGGATGTTGG CATCAAATGTTTCCAAACAGGATAGCATCCAGAATAACTTAGGATTCAGGATAACGAATTCTCTCTTCTTCTGTAGAGGTCAGGATGTTGACTTGagagaattattcaaaaaaattaatccaAAATTATTGAAGAGAACAGAAAGTGCTACATGGGAAAATCCTGAACATTTTTCTGACTGA